The region AGTTGGTTCGGCGAGCACAACCGTGACGGTGCTGAACGTCGCACCAACGGTCGTTGGCCTAAACGCTCCAGTGATCGACGAAAACGGAATCGCGACGATCACTGGTTCGGTTGAGGATGTGGGTACGCTCGACACTCACACCGTCGAGATTCAATGGGGTGACGGTTCCAGCAGCACGGTCGCTGTTGATCCAGTAACACGAACGTTTACCGCTGACCATCAGTACCTGGATGACGATCCTACCGCTACGGCAAGCGATAGTTACGCGATCACCGTAACCGCCACCGACGACGATGGCGGAGTTGGTTCGGCGAGCACAACCGTGACGGTGCTGAACGTCGCACCAACGGTCGTTGGGCTGAACGCTCCAGTGATCGACGAAAACGGAATCGCGACGATCACTGGTTCGGTTGAGGATGTGGGCACGCTCGACACTCACACTGTCGAAATTCAATGGGGTGACGGTTCCAGCAGCACGGTCGCTGTTGATCCGGTGACGCGTTCCTTCTCCGCGGAATACCAATACCTCGACGATGATCCGACAGCAACTTCGAGCGATATTTACTCGATCACAGTCACTGCCACTGACGATGATGGCGGGTCAGGCACCGCGGACACGTCCGTCACGGTGAATAATGTCGCTCCAGAAATCACTTCGTTCTCGGCATCCAACTCCGTCGTCGCCGAAAGTTCGGTCGATGGGATTGTTTCCATCAGCGGAAGCTTCACGGATGTAGGAACGCTCGACAATCATGAAGTGCTTGTCGACTGGGGCGATGGCAGCGACCCCGAACCAGTCGCCTTCGATCCGATCAATCAGACGTTTGATGCCAGCCATCAGTACAGCCAAGGTGGTATCTTTACGGTCACCGTTTCCGTTACCGATGACGATGGCGGTGCGGTCAGCCAATCGACGCAAACCGCCGTCGAAGGAATCGGTCTTGTCGATGGCACGCTGTACATCATCGGCACCGACGGACGCGACTACGTGACGCTCTTTGCAACGTCGAGTAGTTCCCCCGAAAACGAAACGATCAGCGTCTTAGCGTCGCTAGGCAACTCTGGCTTCGGCTGGCCTCACCTCACCCTCGAAAGTTTCGCACGATCGGAAGTCAAAGGGGTCGTGACACTGCTTCGTGACGGCAACGACTACTACAACGGCGAAGCACTTCGCTGGTGGAATGACGTCTCGGTACCGCAGATTGTCTTCGGTGGCGATGGGAACGACTGGATTCTCGGTGGAAGTGCTGGGGATCTTCTCGTAGGTGGCCTCGGACGCGACAAGCTGTTTGGCAACGACGGAGTTGACATTCTCGTCGGCGGCGCTACCGAAGTTGAGAATGACCTTGCAGCTCTCGACAGTTTGTACGGCGATTGGGCCGACTTGCCTGCTGTGGTCGCGTTAGGAGAAATCACCGACGACGAAGTTCGTGACTTCCTTCGTGGTGAAGATGGCGAAGACGAACTGATCACCGGCGACCATGACTGGGCTCGCGACTAATCGCCGGTTCCCAAAATAAAGGCCTGGTTCCGAATCGATCGGGGCCAGGCCTTTCCTGTTTCTTGCTCAAGGTTTGTCGACGCCTCTGTTATGACACGTCAACATTCAAAACCATTAGAGGTTGGAATTGATTTTCTCAATTGCCGCGGAAATCTGTGTTTGAATGGATGCTTCTGGCTCGGAAAGAAGCGGCGTGATCGGACCCGTCTGGGCGATTCCGGCCAGTTCCGTCGCACGATGCAAAATAGTGATCGGGCCCAAATCATCTCGTAGCTGTTCCAACGGAAGGAACTTTTCACGGATCGATTCTGCTTCGTCCCACTGCTTCGCTTGAATCGCCTTCAGCAGGGCAGTCGAAAGCTCAGGGTAAACACACCCACATCCGGTCGTGAAGCCACCCAGGCCAAAGTCTTGCATGTGAACGATCGCCGGCTGATCGCCCAAACCACTTAAAATCAGCGTCGGGTCAATGTTGTTGACCAGACCGCGAAGGTAATCGTCTTTCGTGTAATCGTCTCGGACGACAGCGTACTTGATGGCCGACACGCACCCGTCGTTAACCAATGCCGTGGCATCCTCGACTGTCATCACTCCGCCGTATTTCAGGTACAGAACAATCGGCTTGCCAAACTTTTCAACAACGTTTCGGATCCCTGTTGCCAACCCGGCCGATGTCAACACGTCGCGTTGAGGAAGGACCATTGCCGTGGGAAATGCGAAATCGTTGAGGATGTCGATCTGATCGAGCATCGTTCCGTACGCAGGACCAATCGCCGGAATCACAAGGGTTTGCTCGGCGGCCGTTTCGCTGATCAGCTGAAGGGCTTCGCGATACTCCTTGAGCGTCAAATGATAGAAGATCGCGTTGCCACCATACAGCAATGTCGAAATTCCGCCTTGTTCGATGTGGCGGATAATCTTCTCATTTTCCTGCTGGTTCAGCTGACCATTGTCAGAGCGAGCCAACGAAGGGACAGCCCAAACCGATTGAGCGATCGTTTCTGCAGTCAGTGGTTTTGTATCCATATCCTGATGGCATTCCTCGAAGGTTGAATCTTAATGAATGGGCGGATCAGCGGTCTCTTCGCCGTGATGTAGGAAATCGAAATCGCATCCTGCATCCGCCTGGGTAACGTGTTTAAGAAACATGGCTCCGTAACCACGTTTGTATTTTGCCGGGGGAGGCGTCCATTCGGCACGCCGCCGATCGAGTTCATCGTCGTCGACAAGCAAGTTCAGTTCACGCCGATCAATGCTAAGCTCGATCGTATCGCCATTTTTCACGAGTGCTAAAGGACCACCGACGGCGGCTTCGGGGGCAACATGAAGCACGCACGTTCCGTAACTCGTTCCGCTCATCCGAGCATCCGAGATCCGCACGAGATCGCGTACCCCTTGCTTCAGAAGATGATCCGGAATCGGCAACATGCCCCACTCCGGAAACCCAGGACCACCATGCGGCCCGGCGTTTCTTAAGATCAAAACCGAGTCGGCAGTGATGCCTGTCGCAGGATCGTTGAGTTTGGCTTTTAAATCTTCGTAGGTGTCGAACACGACCGCAGGCCCACGATGGTTGAGCAGCCGAGGCGATGCAGCCGTCGGCTTAATGATACAACCAGACGGCGAAAGATTCCCTCGCAGCACGAACGTACCGCCGGTCGGAGAGACCGCATTGTCGATCGAACGAATGATGTCGTCGTCGATGACTTCGGCTTTCTCGATATTCTCGCCCAGCGAAAAACCGTTGACGGTCTTACAGCTGCCGTCGATGTGTGATCCCAATTGATTCAGCAAAGCAGGCAAGCCGCCGGCGTCGAAGAAGTCTTCCATCAGAAACTTGCCGGCCGGTCGGACATTGGCGAGAACTGGAGTCGTTCGGGAAAGCTCGTCAAAGCGTTCCAACGTCAGTTCGATTCCTGCTCGGCGAGCCATCGCGATAATATGAACGATCGCATTGGTCGACCCGCCGATCGCCATGCTGGTAACAATGGCGTTATCAAAGGACTTATCTGTCAACACGTCAGACGGACGAAGTTCTTCTTGGGCCAATTCGACAGCTCGGCGACCAGAGGCGACAGCCAATCGCGAGTGCTCCGAGATAACGGCTGGAACCGACGACGCGCCTGGTAGTGTCAGTCCCATCGACTCGGCAATCGATGCCATGGTCGAAGCGGTCCCCATGGTCATGCATGTTCCTGCCGAACGCGCGATACAGTTTTCGATTTCTCCCCATGCTTCGTCGCAAAGATTACCAGCGCGACGTTCGTCCCAGTATTTCCATGCGTCGCTACCGCTGCCGAGCGTCTGGTCTTTCCAACGCGCTTTCAGCATAGGACCAGCGGGCAGAAAGATAACCGGCCGGTCCGCCGAGATCGCCCCCATGATCATCGCAGGCACGGTCTTATCGCAGCCCCCCATCAACACAGCGGCATCGATCGGATGGCATCGCAGGACTTCTTCGGTCTCCATTGCCAGCATATTGCGATAAAGCATCGTCGTCGGCTTCATCATCATTTCGCCGAGCGACATTACCGGGACTTCGACCGGAAAACCGCCCATTTGCCAGATGCCACGTTTTACTTCTTTAACCCGTTCAGGGAAGTGCGAATGGCACGTGTTCAGATCGCTCCACGTATTGAGAATGGCAACGACCGGTTTCCCTCGAAAATCGGCGTCGTCATAACCCATTCCCTTCAGACGAGAACGATGGCCAAAGCCGCGCAACGTGTCGGGATCGAACCAGCGACCACTGTGATATTTCGGATCTTCGTTGGATGGAGACGACATGGCAAACTGAGTGAAAGGAAGCGGAATCGACCGATTGAATCGACCAGTGCGGTGTTAAGCGAATGGAAAGAACATAGCAAAAACCAGGGTTGCCAGGAACGACACCACCCCCATGATCGTCAACAGAACGGTAAACGTTTTCAGCGTCTCTTTTTCCGTAAACCCGCTCATTCGGCTGATGACCCAGAATCCGCTGTCATTCATCCAGGGCAACGGCTTCGATCCACAGCCAATGGCCAGAGCCAGGTAGACCGGATGGAATGGCAATCCAATCTGCGTTGCGACAGGAACCACAATTCCAATCGCAGTGATCATAGCCACCGTCGCGGACCCTTGAATCACGCGGATGGATGCCGTGATGAGAAATGCGGTCACCAACAAACCGATGCCGCCGACCGACTCCGGTAACGACTGAGCGATAACGGTACCGATGTTCGTCTGGCGAATCATTTCTCCGAAGGCGCCGCCGGCACAAGTGATCAAGACCACCACGCCCCCTTCGCTGAGGGCTTTCTGAACCGTTTTGCCCAATCCATTCCACGAAATGTCAGGCCTTCCAATCACCGTTGCAAGTGCCAAGATCGCGCCGATCGAGATCGCGATGTTTTTGTCGCCCAGGAAACCAATCGCCCAGTCGGCTGGGCCACTCAGCGACGCGACGTCGACCGACTGGCTCACTGTTTTCATGGCTAGTAAAAAAATGGGTACAACGATCGGCAAGATCGAAACAAAGAAGCCCGGCAATTGTTTTTCGTCAATTTCGGTGGGTTGTTCCGACGCCTCGATAGCCTCAAAACGAAGTGGGATCTGCCAGGTTCGATTGGCCCAAATCATGTACAGATAGCCAGCGATCACGCCCCAAATACCAACGCCGACCCCACCGACAATCATCGCTCCGATGTTGACATTCAATTCCGCAGCGACGAACAGCGGGCCAGGGGTGGGCGGAACAAGCGAATGAGCCAACGTCCCGCCGACGACAATCGAAAGAACGTATTTCAAATAGTCGCGGCCTGTCCGTTTGGCCATCGCCTGGGCTAACGGCAACATGAGAAAGAAAACGGTATCGAAGAACACCGGAATCGCGAGCACGAAACTGCTAATCACGAACGCCAGCGCCGTCCAGCGTTCGCCCAATGCCGACCGAATCGAGCAAACAATCCGCTCGGCAGCACCACTGGTCATCAAACCTTGACCGATAATCGAGGCCATCGCAATCAAGATACCAATTTTGGTGAATGTTCCCCCCAACGCATTAGTGACTCGATTGATGGCGCTGCTGTCGGCCAGCTTTTCCGCCGATTGATAGGCAGCTTGCGGGATCAGTTCACCATCTGTCCATGACGTTTCACTGGAAACATCTGGGGGCAAATAGGCCGTGGTAGACGCATCGTTCGTTTCAAAGCGATCGATCCGAACCTCGGAGGTTTCGCCTTTCGCACGCTTGATGACAAAGTCTCCGGCCTTTGCAGGGAACTCCTCGCCAATTTGGGTCAGGGCAAGCTGACCATCTCGCGATTCGCTGATTATTGCTGTGGCATCATGCAAGACGCTTTGAGAAATTGAAATCGACGACGTTGCAGCCGCGACCGCCAACGCTCCGAAGAACAGAGCGAGAAACGCGTGCAGCCTTAAAAAAAGGACGCCGCACAGGACGATCAACATTCCCAGGATTATCGCGAACATAGCAGAATGTGCGCAACCGCAAACGGTTGGAGAGAGAAGGGGCAATTGGAAGGAGTCATGGGGGCTTTAGCGAAAGCCTGGTAGTGGGGAAGGCTTTCACTAGCATTCAGCGACACAATGCACCAGGCAATCCGAAACTGAATGGACCATTCGCAGGTAACTATTCGTTAGCAGAGGGTACCAACATTTGGCCGCGCGAACGTTCAAAAAGAGTATCAGAAGTCTCCACCTCAAGCAATGCGTTGGTGGGGTAACGTTCCGTTTGAAATGAAAGCGACCGCCATCTTTTTTGCCCTCATTCGGTGGTATTTTTATAAGATAGCGCAGGATGACTGTGTGACAGATTTCACCGTCAAAGGGGTATGCGGTTCGTTAAGCTTTACGATCCGTTGAATAAGGCCCTAGTTTGCGGTACTCCCTCGGTGGTCTGAAGATGCGATTGCTTACAACTTGATGGATCGACTTCTCAAAACTCGATGAACACGATGCCCGAATCCCAGACTGACGATGGCGAGCCTGCCGCGAGTGCTGAACGGAGGAATTCCAATCGCACCACCGTGACGTGGCTTCGTTATGCTCAATGGGTGGCTGTCGCGGTAGGAGTCGTCTGCATTGTCGTTATTTTTCGGGCATTGCCAACGAAGGAGTTGCTTTCTGGCCTTCAAGACTGGATTGTCTCGTTGGGTGTCTGGGGCCCAGTTGTTCTGACACTTACTTACATCGTAGCCACAGTTCTCATGGTGCCAGGCACGATACTTACCCTCGTTGCAGGCGCCTTGTATGGTTTAACCGTTGGGACGGTCGTTGTTTCGATTGGTGCGACCGTCGGTGCTTCACTTTGCTTTTTGATCGGCAGGTACGCCGTTCGTGAAAGGATCGCCAATTGGGCGAAACGCTATCCACGCTTTGATGCCATCGACCGAGCGATCGGCGAAGGAGGCTGGAAAGTGGTTGCCCTGCTGCGACTTTCTCCTGCGATCCCGTTTAATGTCCAGAATTACCTGTACGGTTTGACACGGATTCGCTTTTGGCCCTTTGCAATTGCCAGCTGGCTTGCGATGTTACCGGGCACGTTTCTGTATGTCTATCTAGGTCATGTCACGCAAGCCGCACTGACATCGGACCGTGGACGTTCCGTGGGCGAATGGATCTTGCTTGCGGTTGGTTTGATCGCGACATTAGTCGTAAGTGTCTACATTGCCCGACTTGCCCGCAGCAAAATCACGCAAGAGGTTTCCACATCTTCCGCGTCAGATGAGGTCGAACAGGACCCGCCGGAAGATGAACCCCAGGAAGCTTCCTTTTCAAGCCAGGTCGTTCGTACCCTTGCATTGGTCGTGGTGGCGGGAATCCTTGTCGTTCTTGCCATCAATTCGCATCATTTCGATACTTGGTTAGCCCCTTATCTTCCGTAGGCATAGTGCCGTTGGAGACCTTCATGGTCGGACCTGAGACATCCAGTTTCTTTCCAAACCCGGTAATCGAGCGGCTTCCTCAGACCAGTCCTGCGGACGAAGCTAATCAGAAGCTTGTCGATAATGTGCATCCGACCGATTGGAAGAATCCAACTCCTTCGGGACGTTACAACTTGGTGGTCATCGGTGCCGGAACGGCTGGATTGGTCACCGCGGCGGGCGCAGCAGGCCTGGGGGCGAAAGTTGCATTAATCGAACGGGACCTGATGGGAGGCGATTGCTTAAACGTCGGCTGCGTCCCATCCAAGGCAATCATCAGTGCCGCGCGATCCGCCGCTGCGATTCGGCGAAGTGAAAACTTCGGCGTGAAATCCAACGCAGAAATTGCCGTCGACTTCGCCGCGATTATGCAACGAATGCGTAAGCTAAGGGCGTCGATCAGCGTCAACGATTCCGCAAGTCGCTTTCGGAGTCTTGGGGTCGACGTCTTTCTTGGAGACGCACGGTTCCTCGATTCCGATACAATTGAAGTTGGAGAGCAACGTCTCAAATTTAAGCGGGCCGTGATTGCGACAGGGGCTCGTGCGGCTGCTCCTTCCATCCCTGGCTTGGAAGATGCTCCGTATCTCACCAACGAGACGCTATTTTCGTTGACCGACTTGCCGGCCCGCCTAGGTGTTATCGGTGCAGGCCCTATCGGCTGCGAGATGGCTCAAGCGTTCGCGAATCTAGGATCGCACGTAACCCTTTTCGATCGCTCGGCTCATATTCTTTCGCGCGAAGATGTAGACGCAAGCAACGTCGTGGCACAGGCCATGCGACGCGATGGCGTCGATATCCGTAGCAATGCGTCCCAACTACGAATCACATCTCAGGATGGCACAGCCATTCAATGGCATGAAGGTGGAGAGGACCATCAGACATCGGTCGATCACCTTCTAATCGCCGCCGGTCGTCAGCCCAACGTGGAAGGGCTGAATTTAGATGCCGTGGGTGTCGTGTTTAACGATCGAGGAATCGAAGTCAACGAGCGACTGCAAACCACCAATCGAAGAATTTTCGCGGCTGGAGATATTTGCTCGCCACTGAAATTTACCCATGCGGCTGACTTCATGGCTCGAACGGTCATTCAGAACACGCTATTCTTCGGCAGGAAGAAATGGACCGATCTCGTCATTCCTTGGTGCACGTATACTTCACCTGAAATCGCCCACGTGGGAATCACGGAAGCGGAGGCCGACCAGCAGGGCATCTCGCTTCATACGATCACACAGTCGATGGAAGAAAATGATCGGGCCATTTTGGAAAGCGAAACCGAGGGCTTTGTTAAAGTCCACCTGAAAAAGGGGAGCGACAAGATTCTCGGTGCGACCATCGTTGCCCCCAACGCCGGCGACATGATCTCCGAGATAACGCTGGCAATGACGCATAAAATTGGTCTCGGCAAGATCGCCAGTTCGATTCACCCTTATCCGACCCAAGCCGAAGCGATCCGCAAAGCAGGCGATCAGTATAATCGCACTCGCTTGACGCCATTCGTGAAGTCCATGTTTGATCGCTGGCTGAAGTGGATTCGCTGACTGCTATCCGTTCGCCACCCGACTAGCCATTTACATTTCGCACATTTTTGAAATTCCGCCATGTCGACAAGCCATACGATTCCCAGTGACCAAGCCGTTTCGGAACGATATGCCGGAGCGGCACAGCAAAGAGAGGCCGCCCTTTGCTGTCCAGTGCAGTACGACACTAAGTTGCTGGAGGTCATTCCCGAGGAGGTCATCGAACGGGACTATGGTTGTGGCGATCCAACGCCGTTCGTTCGCCCCGGCGACACGGTGCTTGACCTTGGCAGTGGCGGCGGCAAGCTTTGTTTTATTGCGGCACAGATGGTAGGTGCCAGTGGCAAAGTAATCGGGGTAGATTGCAATCCCGAGATGCTGGCATTGGCTCGGAAGCATGCGCCGACCGTTTCCCAGCGGATTGGTTATCGTAACATCGAGTTTCGTAATGGCATGATCCAGGACCTGCGACTCGACTTAGATCGCCTAGAGAAAGTTCTGGCCGATCAACCTGTCGCCGATCTAAATACCTACCATGCCCTGCGGAATGCCTCGGAACAAATTCGCGAAGAACATCCTCTCGTCAAAGATAATTCGGTCGACTGCATTCTTTCCAACTGCGTGCTGAACCTGGTGCGTCAGCCAGATCGTCGCGCCCTGTTTTCGGAGATGTACCGCGTCCTTCGCCCTGGCGGACGACTAGCGATCAGCGACATCGTTAGTGACGAATCGGTTCCGGACGAGCTGCAACGCGATCCAGCATTGTGGTCAGGTTGCATCAGTGGAGCTTTTCGTGAAGACACGTTTCTGAAAGCCTTCCTTCAGGCTGGCTTTCATGGCATTGAAATCGTCAAGCGAGAAGCCACACCGTGGCAAACGGTCGAGGGAATCGAGTTTCGTTCCATTACGGTCATGG is a window of Bremerella sp. TYQ1 DNA encoding:
- a CDS encoding methyltransferase domain-containing protein, producing MSTSHTIPSDQAVSERYAGAAQQREAALCCPVQYDTKLLEVIPEEVIERDYGCGDPTPFVRPGDTVLDLGSGGGKLCFIAAQMVGASGKVIGVDCNPEMLALARKHAPTVSQRIGYRNIEFRNGMIQDLRLDLDRLEKVLADQPVADLNTYHALRNASEQIREEHPLVKDNSVDCILSNCVLNLVRQPDRRALFSEMYRVLRPGGRLAISDIVSDESVPDELQRDPALWSGCISGAFREDTFLKAFLQAGFHGIEIVKREATPWQTVEGIEFRSITVMAYKGKDGPCLERNQAVVYRGPFSKVTDDDGHTYFRGERMAVCDKTFHLLQSEPYAGRFDTIEPINEIPVEEAKPFACKTSARRHPRESKGMDYDATTEARADCADDCC
- a CDS encoding GntP family permease produces the protein MLIVLCGVLFLRLHAFLALFFGALAVAAATSSISISQSVLHDATAIISESRDGQLALTQIGEEFPAKAGDFVIKRAKGETSEVRIDRFETNDASTTAYLPPDVSSETSWTDGELIPQAAYQSAEKLADSSAINRVTNALGGTFTKIGILIAMASIIGQGLMTSGAAERIVCSIRSALGERWTALAFVISSFVLAIPVFFDTVFFLMLPLAQAMAKRTGRDYLKYVLSIVVGGTLAHSLVPPTPGPLFVAAELNVNIGAMIVGGVGVGIWGVIAGYLYMIWANRTWQIPLRFEAIEASEQPTEIDEKQLPGFFVSILPIVVPIFLLAMKTVSQSVDVASLSGPADWAIGFLGDKNIAISIGAILALATVIGRPDISWNGLGKTVQKALSEGGVVVLITCAGGAFGEMIRQTNIGTVIAQSLPESVGGIGLLVTAFLITASIRVIQGSATVAMITAIGIVVPVATQIGLPFHPVYLALAIGCGSKPLPWMNDSGFWVISRMSGFTEKETLKTFTVLLTIMGVVSFLATLVFAMFFPFA
- a CDS encoding mercuric reductase, which encodes MVGPETSSFFPNPVIERLPQTSPADEANQKLVDNVHPTDWKNPTPSGRYNLVVIGAGTAGLVTAAGAAGLGAKVALIERDLMGGDCLNVGCVPSKAIISAARSAAAIRRSENFGVKSNAEIAVDFAAIMQRMRKLRASISVNDSASRFRSLGVDVFLGDARFLDSDTIEVGEQRLKFKRAVIATGARAAAPSIPGLEDAPYLTNETLFSLTDLPARLGVIGAGPIGCEMAQAFANLGSHVTLFDRSAHILSREDVDASNVVAQAMRRDGVDIRSNASQLRITSQDGTAIQWHEGGEDHQTSVDHLLIAAGRQPNVEGLNLDAVGVVFNDRGIEVNERLQTTNRRIFAAGDICSPLKFTHAADFMARTVIQNTLFFGRKKWTDLVIPWCTYTSPEIAHVGITEAEADQQGISLHTITQSMEENDRAILESETEGFVKVHLKKGSDKILGATIVAPNAGDMISEITLAMTHKIGLGKIASSIHPYPTQAEAIRKAGDQYNRTRLTPFVKSMFDRWLKWIR
- a CDS encoding TVP38/TMEM64 family protein, whose product is MPESQTDDGEPAASAERRNSNRTTVTWLRYAQWVAVAVGVVCIVVIFRALPTKELLSGLQDWIVSLGVWGPVVLTLTYIVATVLMVPGTILTLVAGALYGLTVGTVVVSIGATVGASLCFLIGRYAVRERIANWAKRYPRFDAIDRAIGEGGWKVVALLRLSPAIPFNVQNYLYGLTRIRFWPFAIASWLAMLPGTFLYVYLGHVTQAALTSDRGRSVGEWILLAVGLIATLVVSVYIARLARSKITQEVSTSSASDEVEQDPPEDEPQEASFSSQVVRTLALVVVAGILVVLAINSHHFDTWLAPYLP
- the araD gene encoding L-arabinonate dehydratase produces the protein MSSPSNEDPKYHSGRWFDPDTLRGFGHRSRLKGMGYDDADFRGKPVVAILNTWSDLNTCHSHFPERVKEVKRGIWQMGGFPVEVPVMSLGEMMMKPTTMLYRNMLAMETEEVLRCHPIDAAVLMGGCDKTVPAMIMGAISADRPVIFLPAGPMLKARWKDQTLGSGSDAWKYWDERRAGNLCDEAWGEIENCIARSAGTCMTMGTASTMASIAESMGLTLPGASSVPAVISEHSRLAVASGRRAVELAQEELRPSDVLTDKSFDNAIVTSMAIGGSTNAIVHIIAMARRAGIELTLERFDELSRTTPVLANVRPAGKFLMEDFFDAGGLPALLNQLGSHIDGSCKTVNGFSLGENIEKAEVIDDDIIRSIDNAVSPTGGTFVLRGNLSPSGCIIKPTAASPRLLNHRGPAVVFDTYEDLKAKLNDPATGITADSVLILRNAGPHGGPGFPEWGMLPIPDHLLKQGVRDLVRISDARMSGTSYGTCVLHVAPEAAVGGPLALVKNGDTIELSIDRRELNLLVDDDELDRRRAEWTPPPAKYKRGYGAMFLKHVTQADAGCDFDFLHHGEETADPPIH
- a CDS encoding dihydrodipicolinate synthase family protein — protein: MDTKPLTAETIAQSVWAVPSLARSDNGQLNQQENEKIIRHIEQGGISTLLYGGNAIFYHLTLKEYREALQLISETAAEQTLVIPAIGPAYGTMLDQIDILNDFAFPTAMVLPQRDVLTSAGLATGIRNVVEKFGKPIVLYLKYGGVMTVEDATALVNDGCVSAIKYAVVRDDYTKDDYLRGLVNNIDPTLILSGLGDQPAIVHMQDFGLGGFTTGCGCVYPELSTALLKAIQAKQWDEAESIREKFLPLEQLRDDLGPITILHRATELAGIAQTGPITPLLSEPEASIQTQISAAIEKINSNL